The following are encoded together in the Phaseolus vulgaris cultivar G19833 chromosome 9, P. vulgaris v2.0, whole genome shotgun sequence genome:
- the LOC137822935 gene encoding UPF0481 protein At3g47200-like produces MTNNKEQKDVVIDIRKKLEGVGPAVTEGCSIYRVPFDIRKHNEDAYTPKIVSIGPLHHNTHPRLQSMERHKLIYCKAFLERTKTSLDNWIRYIEEIEPDFRRCYSDTLEFRKEELVQIILVDSGFIFELFWKGYHEEIEKGTFLSIPLIEDTIAVDLLLFENQLPFYVLNHLFTQSFTTTSSDGNNDIPSFSELTFKYFGFYNSPNLSFRDDSISISHFTDLVRTFHLQHPPERRPERTFDLLKHVHTASELSEAGVKFKVLESDCLLDLKFSGGVLQMPQLKVEDRTEVLFRNMVALEQCHYPHESFITDYVVILDFLINTSRDVETLVQQKVLVNWTGDTETVVNLFNSLAKNISQSDINCNYYTLSEDLSHFYDNICNKLKSTLRRDYCNSPWQTAATTAAIVLLILSVIQTVCSVLSVLPQK; encoded by the coding sequence ATGACGAACAACAAGGAGCAGAAGGACGTTGTGATCGATATTAGGAAGAAGCTGGAGGGGGTAGGGCCAGCAGTAACTGAAGGGTGTAGCATATACAGAGTGCCCTTTGATATCCGCAAACACAATGAAGATGCATACACCCCAAAGATTGTTTCTATAGGCCCTCTTCACCACAACACCCATCCTCGCCTTCAAAGCATGGAAAGACACAAACTTATTTATTGCAAGGCATTTCTTGAACGAACCAAAACAAGTTTGGACAACTGGATCCGctacatagaagagatagagcCTGATTTTCGCCGCTGTTATTCAGACACCCTTGAGTTCAGGAAGGAGGAACTGGTCCAAATAATCTTGGTGGATTCTGGTTTTATATTTGAGCTTTTCTGGAAAGGCTATCATGAAGAGATAGAGAAGGGCACCTTTCTTTCAATTCCCTTGATAGAGGACACTATAGCAGTAGATTTGTTGTTATTTGAGAACCAGCTTCCATTTTATGTTCTTAACCATCTTTTCACTCAATCTTTCACCACTACCTCTTCTGATGGTAACAATGACATTCCTTCATTTTCTGAACttacatttaaatattttggcTTTTACAACAGTCCTAACTTGAGTTTCCGTGATGATAGTATTAGCATAAGTCACTTCACGGATCTAGTTAGAACTTTCCACTTGCAACATCCTCCAGAGAGACGACCAGAAAGGACTTTTGACTTACTGAAACATGTTCATACTGCTAGTGAATTGTCAGAAGCAGGGGTGAAATTTAAGGTTCTTGAAAGTGACTGTTTGCTAGACTTGAAATTTTCAGGAGGGGTTCTTCAAATGCCGCAGTTGAAAGTGGAAGACCGCACTGAAGTTTTGTTTCGGAATATGGTGGCTCTGGAGCAGTGTCACTATCCTCATGAATCCTTCATTACAGACTACGTTGTTATTTTGGACTTCCTTATAAACACCAGCAGAGATGTGGAGACACTGGTCCAACAGAAAGTACTGGTGAATTGGACAGGGGACACTGAAACTGTGGTTAATCTCTTCAATAGTCTTGCCAAAAATATTTCACAGTCAGACATCAATTGTAACTACTACACCCTCAGCGAGGACTTGAGCCATTTTTATGATAATATCTGTAATAAGTTGAAGTCCACTCTGAGACGTGATTATTGTAACAGTCCTTGGCAAACTGCTGCTACCACTGCTGCAATTGTTCTCCTTATTCTCTCTGTCATTCAAACAGTTTGTTCTGTTTTGAGTGTACTACCACAGAAATAA